In one Canis lupus dingo isolate Sandy chromosome 16, ASM325472v2, whole genome shotgun sequence genomic region, the following are encoded:
- the LOC112664487 gene encoding LOW QUALITY PROTEIN: PIN2/TERF1-interacting telomerase inhibitor 1-like (The sequence of the model RefSeq protein was modified relative to this genomic sequence to represent the inferred CDS: deleted 1 base in 1 codon), which produces MSMLAEHQRKQKWAVDPRNTAWSNDDSKFGQRMLEKMGWSKGKGLGAQEQGATDHIKVQVKNNHLGLGATINNEDNWIAHQDDFNQLLADLNTCHGQETTDSSHNKEKKTFSLEEKSKISKNSVHYMKFTKGNDLSCRSKTDLDCIFGKRQSKKIPEDDSSPATPDGNSSSTTTTSAFTIQEYFAKRMAELKNKPQVIAAGPDFARTQMERKNGKKRKKEAKDRKVEIYTVPKAKKKRHQVEWQLGDPCWDKNSGVSAENGEDCVWPPHVQDITLKSKKRREKKNQVEVAMDATLHDTPVKKKKKKKKGSK; this is translated from the exons ATGTCTATGCTGGCTGAGCATCAGAGGAAGCAGAAGTGGGCTGTGGATCCAAGAAACACTGCGTGGAGCAATGATGATTCCAAGTTTGGCCAGAGGATGCTAGAAAAAATGGGGTGGTCTAAAGGAAAGGGTTTAGGGGCTCAGGAGCAAGGAGCAACAGATCATATTAAAGTTCAAGTTAAAAATAACCACCTGGGACTTGGAGCTACAATCAATAATGAAGATAACTGGATTGCTCATCAGGATGATTTTAACCAGCTTTTGGCTGACCTGAACACTTGCCATGGGCAGGAAACAACAGATTCCTCAcacaacaaagagaagaaaactttcaGCCTCGAAGAAAAGTCCAAAATCTCC AAAAACAGTGTTCATTATATGAAATTCACAAAAGGGAATGATCTATCATGTCGGAGCAAAACAGATCTTGACTGCATTTTTGGAAAAAGACAGAGTAAGAAGATTCCTGAGGATGATTCCAGCCCTGCCACTCCAGATGGGAACTCATCCTCCACTACAACGACCAGTGCCTTCACCATCCAGGAGTACTTTGCCAAGAGGATGGCAGAGCTAAAGAACAAGCCACAGGTCATAGCAGCAGGGCCTGACTTTGCAAGGacccaaatggaaagaaaaaatggaaagaaaagaaagaaagaggcaaaagataGAAAAGTGGAGATATACACCGTACCCAAGGCCAAGAAGAAGAGACACCAAGTTGAGTGGCAGCTTGGAGACCCTTGTTGGGACAAGAATTCTGGTGTTTCTGCTGAAAATGGAGAAGATTGTGTGTGGCCACCTCATGTCCAGGACATTACCCTAAAGtccaagaaaaggagagaaaagaaaaaccaagttgAAGTAGCTATGGACGCTACATTACATGACACACctgtgaagaagaagaagaaaaagaagaaaggttccAAATAA